In a single window of the Nilaparvata lugens isolate BPH chromosome 1, ASM1435652v1, whole genome shotgun sequence genome:
- the LOC111056079 gene encoding uncharacterized protein LOC111056079 isoform X2, with the protein MNPEVDPYMMHAILDQIRHHAYIECYHSDDSDESFHQWHSGHTEEVGARAQPHRKKYCYKCVDEADEVARQLIEEEKKEKESLLNKQLKKQKKRQKKQRQKQKKKGNQNGQQTPEDGSSIKAEEDEEIDLNSAFINKALEKLNISKQNDTEKSDKKILNGNWITNEDHPVTPLALEAFTCATNGNFKSAIEKYTLAMKVAPEDFRLYINRSFCFYQIKEFQKSLEDAILGLTYAPDYAVGYLRKGEAYLGLGNHDLAEEAFEEVLKYDPQCQEAANDLMFLKVKKLSDMGYSREQASFAMRCCNSIDDAIQFLLDNPDCCKSNAVEKTQSLQDDEIYDSDEEDDDQSDALSMISSAAISSHSVWDIYDYNNDPFTDVANPYKCCELYVGNIAFEINPEIVKCYFERYGTITNFKFMKSSSSALITYANWQSASNAMKSLQNSMLIPHTPKIVIKYPGTKIAPYIRSDINLNKPDPNKLKVTDKNFCSQTMPPPSPTPSLSSVKSTRTEYEDHFPKVMPPKVNPAQDPSNPTNCCSLYVGNIASRIKERNLLDSFSKYGKVVSLRIITDSNCAFLNFENGRSAGNAMRWLQNKSLLPGTPAVVIKYPSKAIATQKSQMTPDKPLACYRWRTAGFCEQGRQCPFPHIANQKGIAMTHKAVKAVTTRRN; encoded by the exons ATGAATCCCGAAGTGGATCCCTATATGATGCACGCCATCTTGGATCAGATACGGCATCATGCTTACATAGAGTGCTATCACTCGGATGACTCTGACGAGTCCTTCCATCAGTGGCATTCTGGGCACACGGAGGAGGTTGGTGCGCGTGCTCAGCCTCATCGAAAGAAATACTGCTACAAATGTG TGGATGAAGCAGATGAAGTGGCCAGACAATTGattgaagaggaaaagaaagagaaggaatcgTTATTGAACAAACAACTGAAAAAGCAGAAAAAACGACAGAAAAAGCAAAGGCAGAAACAAAAAAAGAAGGGAAATCAGAATGGACAACAAACGCCCGAAGATGGAAGCTCAATTAA AGccgaagaagatgaagagatcGACTTGAATTCAGCATTCATAAATAAAGCactggaaaaattgaatatttcaaaacagAATGACACAGAAAAATCTGATAAAAAGATATTAAATGGGAATTGGATTACAAATGAGGATCATCCGGTTACACCTTTAGCACTTGAGGCATTCACCTGCGCTACTAATGGAAATTTTAAAAGTGCCATAGAAAAATACACACTGGCTATGAAAGTAGCTCCTGAAGATTTTAGACTCTACATTAATAGAAGTTTTTGTTTCTACCAAATTAAAGAATTTCAGAA atCTCTTGAAGATGCTATACTGGGTCTCACCTATGCTCCAGACTATGCTGTTGGGTACTTGAGAAAAGGCGAAGCTTATTTGGGATTAGGG AATCACGATTTGGCTGAAGAGGCGTTCGAAGAAGTGCTGAAGTATGATCCTCAGTGCCAAGAAGCTGCAAATGATCTCATGTTTCTCAAAGTAAAAAAGCTATCGGACATGGGCTATTCAAGAGAGCAGGCTTCTTTTGCCATGAGATGTTGCAATTCTATTGAT GATGCTATTCAATTTCTATTAGATAATCCAGATTGCTGTAAATCCAACGCCGTTGAAAAGACTCAATCACTGCAGGATGACGAAATTTATGATTCAGATGAAGAGGATGATGATCAGAGTGATGCCTTATCGATGATTTCCTCTGCCGCAATCTCCAGTCATTCTGTCTGGGATATATACGATTACAATAATGATCCTTTCACTGA cgTGGCGAATCCATACAAATGTTGCGAACTGTATGTGGGAAATATAGCATTCGAAATAAATCCGGAAATAGTTAAATGCTACTTTGAGAG ATATGGGACTATcactaatttcaaatttatgaaatcTTCAAGCAGTGCCTTAATTACATACGCTAACTGGCAATCAGCTTCCAATGCCATGAAAAGTCTTCAGAATTCGATGCTGATTCCTCATActcctaaaatagtcatcaaatATCCTGGCACGAAAATTGCTCCATATATAAGAAGTGATATAAATTT aaataaaCCCGATCCCAATAAACTAAAAGTGACAGATAAGAATTTCTGCAGCCAAACAATGCCTCCGCCTTCACCAACGCCATCCCTCTCTTCTGTCAAATCAACTCGCACTGAATATGAAGATCATTTCCCCAAAGTCATGCCGCCAAAAGTTAATCCTGCTCAAGA TCCTTCAAACCCAACTAACTGCTGCTCTCTATATGTGGGGAACATAGCTAGCAGGATCAAGGAGAGGAATCTCTTGGATAGCTTTTCAAA GTATGGAAAGGTTGTTAGTCTGCGTATCATCACGGATTCGAATTGTGCTTTTCTGAATTTCGAGAACGGGCGAAGTGCGGGAAATGCCATGCGCTGGCTGCAGAACAAGAGTCTCCTACCTGGAACTCCGGCCGTTGTCATCAAGTATCCCAGCAAGGCCATTGCCACTCAGAAAAG CCAAATGACTCCTGATAAGCCTCTGGCATGTTACCGTTGGCGTACGGCTGGATTCTGTGAGCAAGGCAGGCAGTGCCCATTCCCCCACATCGCAAATCAAAAAGGGATCGCCATGACGCACAAAGCGGTCAAAGCAGTTACCACCAGGAGAAACTAG
- the LOC111056079 gene encoding uncharacterized protein LOC111056079 isoform X1, with the protein MISEEDAFQLVFLLRAMNPEVDPYMMHAILDQIRHHAYIECYHSDDSDESFHQWHSGHTEEVGARAQPHRKKYCYKCVDEADEVARQLIEEEKKEKESLLNKQLKKQKKRQKKQRQKQKKKGNQNGQQTPEDGSSIKAEEDEEIDLNSAFINKALEKLNISKQNDTEKSDKKILNGNWITNEDHPVTPLALEAFTCATNGNFKSAIEKYTLAMKVAPEDFRLYINRSFCFYQIKEFQKSLEDAILGLTYAPDYAVGYLRKGEAYLGLGNHDLAEEAFEEVLKYDPQCQEAANDLMFLKVKKLSDMGYSREQASFAMRCCNSIDDAIQFLLDNPDCCKSNAVEKTQSLQDDEIYDSDEEDDDQSDALSMISSAAISSHSVWDIYDYNNDPFTDVANPYKCCELYVGNIAFEINPEIVKCYFERYGTITNFKFMKSSSSALITYANWQSASNAMKSLQNSMLIPHTPKIVIKYPGTKIAPYIRSDINLNKPDPNKLKVTDKNFCSQTMPPPSPTPSLSSVKSTRTEYEDHFPKVMPPKVNPAQDPSNPTNCCSLYVGNIASRIKERNLLDSFSKYGKVVSLRIITDSNCAFLNFENGRSAGNAMRWLQNKSLLPGTPAVVIKYPSKAIATQKSQMTPDKPLACYRWRTAGFCEQGRQCPFPHIANQKGIAMTHKAVKAVTTRRN; encoded by the exons atgaTATCTGAGGAAGACGCATTTCAATT GGTGTTCTTGCTGAGGGCCATGAATCCCGAAGTGGATCCCTATATGATGCACGCCATCTTGGATCAGATACGGCATCATGCTTACATAGAGTGCTATCACTCGGATGACTCTGACGAGTCCTTCCATCAGTGGCATTCTGGGCACACGGAGGAGGTTGGTGCGCGTGCTCAGCCTCATCGAAAGAAATACTGCTACAAATGTG TGGATGAAGCAGATGAAGTGGCCAGACAATTGattgaagaggaaaagaaagagaaggaatcgTTATTGAACAAACAACTGAAAAAGCAGAAAAAACGACAGAAAAAGCAAAGGCAGAAACAAAAAAAGAAGGGAAATCAGAATGGACAACAAACGCCCGAAGATGGAAGCTCAATTAA AGccgaagaagatgaagagatcGACTTGAATTCAGCATTCATAAATAAAGCactggaaaaattgaatatttcaaaacagAATGACACAGAAAAATCTGATAAAAAGATATTAAATGGGAATTGGATTACAAATGAGGATCATCCGGTTACACCTTTAGCACTTGAGGCATTCACCTGCGCTACTAATGGAAATTTTAAAAGTGCCATAGAAAAATACACACTGGCTATGAAAGTAGCTCCTGAAGATTTTAGACTCTACATTAATAGAAGTTTTTGTTTCTACCAAATTAAAGAATTTCAGAA atCTCTTGAAGATGCTATACTGGGTCTCACCTATGCTCCAGACTATGCTGTTGGGTACTTGAGAAAAGGCGAAGCTTATTTGGGATTAGGG AATCACGATTTGGCTGAAGAGGCGTTCGAAGAAGTGCTGAAGTATGATCCTCAGTGCCAAGAAGCTGCAAATGATCTCATGTTTCTCAAAGTAAAAAAGCTATCGGACATGGGCTATTCAAGAGAGCAGGCTTCTTTTGCCATGAGATGTTGCAATTCTATTGAT GATGCTATTCAATTTCTATTAGATAATCCAGATTGCTGTAAATCCAACGCCGTTGAAAAGACTCAATCACTGCAGGATGACGAAATTTATGATTCAGATGAAGAGGATGATGATCAGAGTGATGCCTTATCGATGATTTCCTCTGCCGCAATCTCCAGTCATTCTGTCTGGGATATATACGATTACAATAATGATCCTTTCACTGA cgTGGCGAATCCATACAAATGTTGCGAACTGTATGTGGGAAATATAGCATTCGAAATAAATCCGGAAATAGTTAAATGCTACTTTGAGAG ATATGGGACTATcactaatttcaaatttatgaaatcTTCAAGCAGTGCCTTAATTACATACGCTAACTGGCAATCAGCTTCCAATGCCATGAAAAGTCTTCAGAATTCGATGCTGATTCCTCATActcctaaaatagtcatcaaatATCCTGGCACGAAAATTGCTCCATATATAAGAAGTGATATAAATTT aaataaaCCCGATCCCAATAAACTAAAAGTGACAGATAAGAATTTCTGCAGCCAAACAATGCCTCCGCCTTCACCAACGCCATCCCTCTCTTCTGTCAAATCAACTCGCACTGAATATGAAGATCATTTCCCCAAAGTCATGCCGCCAAAAGTTAATCCTGCTCAAGA TCCTTCAAACCCAACTAACTGCTGCTCTCTATATGTGGGGAACATAGCTAGCAGGATCAAGGAGAGGAATCTCTTGGATAGCTTTTCAAA GTATGGAAAGGTTGTTAGTCTGCGTATCATCACGGATTCGAATTGTGCTTTTCTGAATTTCGAGAACGGGCGAAGTGCGGGAAATGCCATGCGCTGGCTGCAGAACAAGAGTCTCCTACCTGGAACTCCGGCCGTTGTCATCAAGTATCCCAGCAAGGCCATTGCCACTCAGAAAAG CCAAATGACTCCTGATAAGCCTCTGGCATGTTACCGTTGGCGTACGGCTGGATTCTGTGAGCAAGGCAGGCAGTGCCCATTCCCCCACATCGCAAATCAAAAAGGGATCGCCATGACGCACAAAGCGGTCAAAGCAGTTACCACCAGGAGAAACTAG